TTCCAAATCGAATTTATCTGTTTCTTTATCGATGTATTCTGCGTCAGCTAATACATTTACCACTTCCGATATAAACATATCGTGCGAACCAAGCGGAATTATTTCCTTTACTTTGCATTCAATGCAAAGAGGAGATTCAGTAATAATAGGCGCTTTCACTATTTCGGCTTTGCCCGGTGTGAGTTTCATTTCTTTGAATTTGTTAAAATTCTTTCCGCTTTTCACTCCGCACCAATCGGTGGCGCGCGCCAATTTTTCGTTCGTCAAATTGATAACAAACTCTCCGGTTCGTTTTATAATTTCATAAGAATGTCTTTCAGGTCGAACAGAAATATAGCACATCGGAGGATTACTGCAAATTGTTCCTACCCAACTTATTGTGATGATATTATATTCTTCTTCATTTTCTCCACACGAAATCATCACTGCGGGAAGCGGATAAATCATTGTACCGGGTTTGAAAGACAACCTTTCCCCAGCCTTTTTCGAAGGAGAAGGTGATGGTGAATTTTCATCCTTACTTTTATAATTATTCTTCATATAATTAAGTTTAAAAGTCCCCTGTGGGGGATTTAGGGGGCTTTATTTTATTTTCACTTCTTCTAATTTTACTTCCCGCTCGCAATAATGGCATTTTAAATGATTTTCGCTTTCTTCCCGAATTACATGAAAAAAAGTTTTTACGGGTTGATGATTAGTGATACAAGCCGGATTAGGACATTGTACAATTTCACAAACCTCATCGGGTAATTCCAAAAGGCGTTTTTCAACTACTTCATATTCGCGAATAATATTTATTTTTGCATTGGGAGCGATGAGTGCAATTTTATTTGTTTCGTTTTCAGCAAAGAAACGGTCGGATATTTTTATTATTCCTTTTTTACCTATGGTATCACTATTCAAATTATTTCCAATAGTAATGGTTTCCTTGTAATCTTCCAAATTCAAAATGGAAAAAACTTTGAATAACTTACTTGCCGGAATGTGGTCTATAACAGTTCCGTTGCGTAAAGCGGCAACTTNNAATTTTTTTGTTTCCATAAATTANACATTTAANACTTTGCTCATAATTGCTTGTCGAATATACAATCCATTTTGCGCTTGCTGGAAATAATATGCTTTTGGG
The genomic region above belongs to uncultured Paludibacter sp. and contains:
- the pyrI gene encoding aspartate carbamoyltransferase, regulatory subunit (Evidence 2a : Function from experimental evidences in other organisms; PubMedId : 1598232, 2271528, 2271529, 364472, 3912513, 4872216, 6364131, 6377306, 9298646; Product type e : enzyme): METKKXXVAALRNGTVIDHIPASKLFKVFSILNLEDYKETITIGNNLNSDTIGKKGIIKISDRFFAENETNKIALIAPNAKINIIREYEVVEKRLLELPDEVCEIVQCPNPACITNHQPVKTFFHVIREESENHLKCHYCEREVKLEEVKIK
- a CDS encoding Flavin reductase domain protein FMN-binding protein, whose amino-acid sequence is MKNNYKSKDENSPSPSPSKKAGERLSFKPGTMIYPLPAVMISCGENEEEYNIITISWVGTICSNPPMCYISVRPERHSYEIIKRTGEFVINLTNEKLARATDWCGVKSGKNFNKFKEMKLTPGKAEIVKAPIITESPLCIECKVKEIIPLGSHDMFISEVVNVLADAEYIDKETDKFDLEKAKLIAYSHGHYHKLGEEIGHFGWTVKKKK